From the Streptococcus sp. 29887 genome, one window contains:
- a CDS encoding ISL3 family transposase — MEQLNLITNLLRIKDKNITISNEYDMGTHLELHGHLDYTAPKCPSCKGQMAKYDFQKPSKIPYLETAGYPLLIRLRKRRFKCKDCRKIAVAETPLVKKNHQISVAVNQKIAQLLIENQAMTHIAHRLSISTSSVMRKLNEFKFETDWNTLPEVMSWDEYAFKKGKMSFIAQDFNSLNVITILDGRTQATIRNHFLRYPRKVRNQVKVITMDMFSPYYKLARQLFPNTKIVLDRFHIVQHLSRAMNRVRILIMNQFDRKSQEYRSLKRYWKLIQQDSRKLSDKRFYRPMFRMHLTNKEILEKLLSFSEELRQHYELYQLLLFHFQEKNSDHFFDLIEQEIANVNPIFQTVFKTFLKDKEKVLNAMELPYSNAKLEATNNLIKVIKRNAFGFRNFENFKKRILIALNIKKERTNFVLSRC; from the coding sequence ATGGAACAACTAAATCTTATCACAAATCTTCTCAGAATTAAAGACAAAAATATCACTATCTCTAATGAATATGATATGGGAACTCACTTAGAACTTCATGGTCATTTGGATTATACAGCCCCTAAATGTCCCTCCTGCAAGGGACAAATGGCAAAATACGACTTCCAAAAACCCTCCAAAATTCCCTACCTAGAAACTGCTGGTTATCCCTTGCTTATCCGACTTAGAAAGCGTCGCTTCAAGTGTAAAGATTGCAGAAAAATAGCGGTCGCTGAAACTCCTCTTGTCAAGAAGAACCACCAAATCTCCGTCGCTGTTAACCAGAAGATTGCTCAATTACTCATCGAAAATCAAGCAATGACACATATTGCACACAGGCTATCTATCTCAACCTCATCAGTTATGAGAAAGCTTAATGAGTTCAAGTTTGAAACAGATTGGAATACCTTACCTGAGGTGATGAGCTGGGATGAGTATGCCTTCAAAAAGGGGAAAATGAGCTTTATCGCTCAAGATTTCAACTCCCTAAATGTCATAACTATTCTAGACGGAAGAACACAAGCAACCATCCGAAACCACTTTCTACGCTATCCTAGAAAGGTTAGAAATCAAGTCAAAGTCATTACCATGGATATGTTTAGTCCTTACTACAAATTGGCTAGACAGCTATTTCCAAACACCAAGATTGTTCTGGACCGCTTTCACATTGTGCAGCACCTTAGCCGTGCTATGAACCGCGTTCGTATTCTAATTATGAATCAATTCGACAGAAAATCGCAGGAATACCGGTCCTTGAAACGCTACTGGAAATTGATACAACAAGATAGCCGTAAACTCAGCGATAAACGATTTTATCGCCCTATGTTTCGCATGCACTTGACTAACAAGGAAATCCTAGAAAAACTACTGTCTTTTTCAGAGGAACTACGACAGCACTATGAACTCTATCAGCTTCTCTTGTTCCATTTCCAAGAGAAAAACTCAGATCATTTCTTTGACCTTATCGAACAGGAAATAGCCAATGTTAATCCTATTTTCCAGACGGTATTTAAGACATTTCTAAAGGATAAAGAAAAGGTTTTAAACGCCATGGAATTGCCTTATTCGAACGCCAAACTGGAAGCTACCAACAATCTCATCAAAGTCATTAAAAGAAATGCCTTTGGTTTCAGGAACTTTGAAAATTTTAAAAAACGTATTTTGATTGCTTTGAACATAAAGAAAGAGAGAACGAACTTCGTCCTCTCTAGGTGTTAG
- a CDS encoding ZmpA/ZmpB/ZmpC family metallo-endopeptidase → MFWKEKQNKFSIRTFNRGVASVIIGMTAALFFVPNLAMKAELTALAHTNVAREQISYKYVLYSELTSDEKARIQATIPARQVGDTHTYYMVYRPKTNLPQTGDIPTFTSSLVGLGLLIIGLSLTKDRKKRIVRSLIILTATGSLSVAAISTGSLSGFDKQFTLAIGEALPQAVISIDQHEFVGFILEGDVNSETITVTEANVGEQKSSSELILPNTLVEGISKHSEAPVPPSTKDDVLPEEPTAPVVPIAPVTEEPEAPVPPSTEDEVLPEEPTEPVVPVAPVTEQPETPVPPSTEAEVLPEEPTDPVVPIAPVTDEPEAPVTPAPPVTEDEVLPEEATDPVVPIAPVTEQPEAPVPPSTEDEVLPEAPTEPVVPVAPVTPVTEDPEAPVPPSTEGEVLPESPTDPVAPSDPVTEEPETPVPPSTESEVLPEEPTEPVVPVAPVPPSTESEVLPEESTEPVVPSYPVTEDPEAPVPPSTEDEVLPEAPTEPVVPSYPVTEQPEAPVPPSTEDEVLPEEPTEPVVPVAPVTEDPEAPVPPSTEAEVLPEEPTAPVVPIAPVTEDPEAPVPPSTESEVLPEEPTDPVAPVPPSTEDEVLPEEATDPVVPIAPVTEDPEAPVPPSTESEVLPEEPTEPVVPVTPVTEQPEAPVPPSIESEVLPEEPADPVAPSDPVTEDPEAPVTPAPSSTEGEVLPEEATDPVVPIAPVTEQPEAPVPPSTEDEVLPEDPTDPVVPSFPVTEEPETPTDPVAPSAPVTEEPETPVPPSTESEVLPEEPAEPVVPVAPSDPVTEQPEEPETPVPPSTESEVLPEDPTEPVVPVAPVAPVTPVTEQPEAPVPPSTESEVLPEEPTEPVVPSSPVTEEPEEPIKTKPELVLSILKENVDDRSVEVSYTLIDNDSTFVKAMVSLYKGDELVTEKEILTQEELYKVPFADLLLNTDYEVKTRFTYNLGSDDVEEELRTEKFELENKLLEFRSYKSIELYQVDESGEKTRVTALSNLPTSTENYLVKIATENNKDIYLPVDNFENDVNGIKVSIIHPKLVKFNQNNHSFDEHHTFTVDRLVLQEGAYSKFSELVEAINTNPSGTYYLAADMVVDKSVSTDTYITKEFTGSLKSLGDHKTYSILQLDRPLFSTLKNARVENISLKDVAISNERTEVAALAKKSDKSTIDKVSISGNITAKQNIAGIVYNATNGTTISNSIVNVNLSNTASHETYHMGGVTGILNSSTIDKVRATVAIGAKTASGRGQGIGGIVANAQGAVIKNSYVTGNIHATETADTGGVVGLARMSFLNNIATGVSVTNGGIIASGQTQSATVWSTISNLYSVEGHATGQPNPTIQSTSLSQEAVLEKIKAWGIPTTPTTTGQENSDSQSNSVQTIDYNQVQNAQAKRRTAYENTSKLLPFYDRNTIVKYGNLIDEASNLYSKPIQSVLTLNEDGVATNIYDQHASLTKLLIHYEDGTSETLPLVFKGEYGNTKVVEYRLGEQLLYTPEQLLSLETSFIDELVTAFSQVDLDSQEMADILHIQTADKTAKLKDLYLDESFAEVKDNLEVHIKGLLANRQVVDTTSKAVRDVIKKEFLADKEKIMFALAYLNRLYGIKYGDTNIKNIVLHHADFYKRQLDTLGWLRSFTDKLTKHDDQFYVSQNGYEDMYFDRLTLANNAAIHKERFGALSSQLGTVRDFLEYNKKLFLGETDSRKWFKEATNAFVYEIPSNANSSIDTSLYSHLGRIPRYEKYYLPLLNIKEKDDIFVMSSMATVAFGGYGRYVDTALKKTNPEQYYQAVKTVQTSLIPKHGKRLGDFLDMWYQMADSNLRDKFIQRSTEIWDGYWIKDSNAFEDHADKRRWAGKYDQEYRYVQELAGALNEWHRQSRDSAFSDTETFVKFSNRDMLSDLGDSTMSHELVHNYDETIMLDGHKRRPGQDAESYAMGLLQSSAGGGIYYYGFNFMNEHSPNTPHNVSSSRFKTKEDLQTYLKGVFDVTYLLDAVEIQAIATKGKEAYPYFFNKIELVPANEATVSQSLNYQNTHDRIRKLSNEELANLNITTINDAIDHALVAKSSLLLEQDYLRENLKNYYFVPLYYPIYAGLQNNSGTVGGLQFRKTALELLAAKGWEEGFIPYATDKLKAEAEAAGRLLSDQFIFEKIFAGQFTDYASFKKAMYKERWDKKDRLKAITISFNGQTETIDNIETLSRLMAEAVDKDYQAAKNKQAGFNRQGLKDAILKAYVGLTDSFTSSIFTD, encoded by the coding sequence ATGTTTTGGAAGGAAAAGCAAAATAAGTTTTCTATTCGTACATTTAATAGAGGCGTTGCATCAGTCATTATTGGTATGACTGCCGCCTTATTTTTTGTACCAAATTTGGCTATGAAAGCAGAATTGACTGCTCTTGCCCATACAAATGTAGCAAGAGAACAGATTTCCTATAAGTATGTCCTTTATTCGGAACTGACATCAGATGAGAAGGCACGAATTCAAGCGACCATTCCAGCAAGGCAGGTTGGGGATACCCATACTTACTATATGGTCTATCGTCCAAAGACAAATTTGCCTCAAACAGGAGATATCCCGACTTTTACAAGTAGTCTGGTTGGTTTAGGACTATTGATTATCGGTCTATCTCTTACAAAAGATAGGAAAAAACGAATTGTTAGAAGTCTGATTATTTTAACTGCTACAGGTAGTCTTTCAGTGGCTGCAATTTCTACAGGTAGCCTCTCAGGTTTTGATAAACAATTTACCCTTGCTATAGGTGAAGCTTTGCCACAAGCAGTGATTTCTATAGATCAGCATGAATTTGTAGGTTTTATTTTAGAAGGGGATGTAAATTCTGAGACAATCACAGTAACAGAAGCAAATGTTGGTGAACAGAAGTCGTCAAGCGAATTGATATTGCCAAATACATTGGTTGAGGGAATATCTAAGCATTCAGAAGCTCCTGTTCCACCATCAACAAAAGACGACGTTCTACCTGAGGAACCAACAGCGCCCGTAGTCCCAATTGCCCCAGTTACGGAAGAGCCAGAAGCTCCCGTCCCACCATCAACAGAAGATGAAGTTCTACCTGAGGAACCAACAGAGCCTGTAGTCCCAGTTGCTCCAGTTACTGAACAGCCAGAAACTCCCGTTCCACCATCAACAGAAGCCGAAGTTCTACCTGAGGAACCAACAGATCCAGTTGTCCCAATTGCCCCAGTTACGGACGAGCCAGAAGCTCCCGTCACTCCGGCACCACCAGTTACAGAGGACGAGGTTCTACCTGAGGAAGCTACAGATCCCGTAGTCCCAATTGCCCCAGTTACTGAACAGCCAGAAGCTCCCGTTCCACCATCAACAGAAGATGAAGTTCTACCTGAGGCACCAACAGAGCCTGTAGTCCCAGTTGCTCCAGTAACTCCAGTTACTGAAGATCCAGAAGCTCCCGTCCCACCATCAACAGAGGGCGAAGTTCTTCCAGAATCCCCAACAGATCCCGTCGCTCCAAGTGACCCAGTAACGGAAGAACCAGAAACTCCCGTTCCACCATCAACAGAATCCGAAGTTCTACCCGAGGAACCAACAGAGCCTGTAGTCCCAGTTGCTCCCGTTCCACCATCAACAGAATCCGAAGTTCTACCTGAGGAATCAACAGAGCCCGTTGTCCCAAGTTATCCAGTTACTGAAGATCCAGAAGCTCCCGTTCCACCATCAACAGAAGATGAAGTTCTACCTGAGGCACCAACAGAGCCCGTTGTCCCAAGTTATCCAGTTACTGAACAGCCAGAAGCTCCCGTCCCACCATCAACAGAGGACGAAGTTCTACCCGAGGAACCAACAGAGCCTGTAGTCCCAGTTGCTCCAGTTACTGAAGATCCAGAAGCTCCCGTTCCACCTTCAACAGAAGCCGAAGTTCTACCTGAGGAACCAACAGCGCCCGTAGTCCCAATTGCCCCAGTTACTGAAGATCCAGAAGCTCCCGTTCCACCATCAACAGAATCCGAAGTTCTACCTGAGGAACCAACAGATCCCGTCGCTCCCGTTCCACCATCAACAGAGGACGAGGTTCTACCTGAGGAAGCTACAGATCCCGTTGTCCCAATTGCCCCAGTTACTGAAGATCCAGAAGCTCCCGTTCCACCATCAACAGAATCCGAAGTTCTACCCGAGGAACCAACCGAGCCTGTAGTCCCAGTTACTCCAGTTACTGAACAGCCAGAAGCTCCCGTTCCACCATCAATAGAATCCGAAGTTCTACCCGAGGAACCAGCAGATCCCGTCGCTCCAAGTGACCCAGTTACTGAAGATCCAGAAGCTCCCGTCACTCCGGCGCCATCATCAACAGAGGGCGAAGTTCTACCCGAGGAAGCTACAGATCCCGTTGTCCCAATTGCCCCAGTTACTGAACAGCCAGAAGCTCCCGTTCCACCATCAACAGAGGACGAGGTTCTACCCGAGGACCCAACAGATCCAGTTGTCCCAAGTTTTCCAGTAACGGAAGAACCAGAAACTCCAACGGATCCCGTCGCTCCAAGTGCCCCAGTAACGGAAGAACCAGAAACTCCCGTTCCACCATCAACAGAATCCGAAGTTCTACCCGAGGAACCAGCAGAGCCTGTAGTCCCAGTTGCTCCGAGTGACCCAGTTACTGAACAGCCAGAAGAACCAGAAACTCCCGTTCCACCATCAACAGAATCCGAAGTTCTACCCGAGGACCCAACAGAGCCTGTAGTCCCAGTTGCTCCAGTTGCTCCAGTAACTCCAGTTACTGAACAGCCAGAAGCTCCCGTCCCACCATCAACAGAATCCGAAGTTCTACCCGAGGAACCAACAGAGCCTGTAGTCCCAAGTTCTCCAGTTACGGAAGAACCAGAAGAACCTATTAAAACCAAACCGGAGTTAGTTTTATCAATTCTTAAAGAAAATGTAGATGATAGGAGTGTAGAAGTAAGCTATACTTTGATAGACAATGATTCTACATTTGTCAAGGCTATGGTATCTCTATACAAAGGGGATGAATTAGTCACAGAAAAAGAAATTCTAACACAAGAAGAGCTATACAAGGTTCCATTTGCCGACTTGCTGCTGAACACTGACTATGAAGTAAAAACACGATTTACCTATAATTTAGGTAGTGATGATGTGGAAGAAGAGCTCAGAACAGAAAAATTTGAACTAGAGAATAAGTTGCTGGAATTTCGATCTTACAAGAGTATTGAGCTATATCAGGTGGATGAAAGTGGAGAAAAAACAAGAGTTACAGCCTTGAGCAATCTTCCAACTTCTACAGAAAATTATCTTGTTAAAATTGCTACTGAAAACAATAAAGATATCTACCTCCCCGTCGATAACTTTGAGAATGATGTCAATGGCATTAAGGTGAGCATTATTCATCCAAAATTAGTGAAATTCAATCAGAATAATCATAGTTTCGATGAACACCATACCTTTACAGTTGATAGGCTCGTTTTACAAGAGGGTGCCTACAGTAAATTTAGTGAATTAGTAGAAGCCATCAATACTAATCCTAGCGGAACCTACTATTTAGCAGCGGATATGGTAGTTGATAAGTCGGTTTCAACTGACACCTACATTACCAAAGAATTTACTGGTAGTCTGAAGAGTCTAGGTGACCATAAGACTTATTCTATTTTGCAGTTGGATAGACCGCTTTTCAGCACGCTCAAGAATGCAAGGGTAGAAAATATCTCTTTAAAAGATGTGGCGATTTCAAATGAGCGAACGGAAGTAGCTGCTCTAGCTAAGAAATCAGACAAGTCGACAATCGATAAGGTTTCTATTTCGGGAAATATTACTGCCAAACAAAATATTGCTGGCATTGTCTATAACGCCACAAACGGCACGACTATTAGTAATTCCATTGTTAATGTCAACCTGAGCAATACAGCAAGTCACGAAACTTATCATATGGGTGGTGTTACAGGGATTTTAAATAGTTCAACCATTGATAAGGTGCGGGCTACTGTTGCGATTGGTGCTAAAACTGCAAGTGGACGTGGACAAGGAATTGGAGGAATTGTAGCAAACGCGCAAGGTGCTGTGATAAAAAATTCCTATGTCACTGGAAATATCCATGCGACAGAAACTGCTGACACAGGTGGTGTGGTTGGCTTAGCTAGAATGTCTTTCTTGAATAATATAGCGACAGGTGTATCTGTCACAAATGGCGGCATCATCGCTTCGGGTCAAACTCAATCTGCTACAGTATGGTCCACCATAAGCAATCTCTATAGTGTTGAAGGTCATGCAACAGGCCAACCAAATCCTACCATTCAGTCTACAAGCCTTTCTCAAGAAGCCGTGCTAGAGAAAATCAAGGCATGGGGAATTCCAACAACACCAACCACAACAGGACAGGAAAATAGCGACAGTCAGTCGAATTCAGTGCAGACCATCGATTATAACCAGGTTCAAAATGCTCAGGCTAAACGAAGAACTGCCTATGAAAACACGTCTAAGTTGTTGCCATTCTATGACCGGAATACGATTGTTAAATATGGTAACTTGATTGATGAAGCAAGTAATCTCTATAGCAAGCCTATCCAGTCAGTTCTGACCTTGAATGAGGATGGAGTAGCAACAAATATCTATGACCAACACGCTTCCTTGACCAAATTACTGATCCATTATGAAGATGGAACTTCAGAAACTCTACCTTTGGTATTTAAGGGAGAGTACGGCAATACCAAAGTTGTTGAATACCGCTTAGGTGAACAACTCCTCTATACACCAGAACAATTACTATCTCTGGAAACCAGTTTCATTGATGAACTAGTGACAGCATTTTCTCAGGTTGATCTTGACAGCCAAGAGATGGCTGACATCTTACATATCCAAACTGCAGACAAGACCGCTAAACTAAAAGACTTGTATTTAGATGAATCCTTTGCAGAAGTTAAAGACAATCTCGAAGTCCATATCAAAGGTTTGCTGGCCAATAGACAGGTAGTTGATACCACAAGCAAGGCTGTCAGGGATGTCATTAAAAAAGAATTCTTGGCAGATAAAGAAAAAATTATGTTCGCTCTTGCCTACCTCAATAGGCTATATGGCATTAAATATGGAGATACCAATATCAAGAATATTGTGCTCCATCATGCGGATTTCTATAAGCGTCAATTAGATACTCTAGGCTGGTTGAGGTCATTTACGGATAAACTCACCAAGCATGATGATCAGTTCTATGTTTCGCAAAATGGCTACGAAGATATGTATTTTGACAGATTAACACTTGCCAATAATGCAGCTATTCATAAGGAACGTTTTGGAGCACTCTCTAGTCAACTTGGAACAGTTCGTGATTTCTTGGAATACAATAAGAAATTGTTCTTGGGAGAAACTGATTCAAGGAAGTGGTTTAAAGAAGCGACCAATGCCTTTGTTTATGAAATTCCATCCAATGCAAACTCTAGCATTGACACCAGTCTATATAGTCATTTGGGACGTATTCCACGTTATGAAAAATACTACTTGCCATTGCTTAATATCAAGGAGAAGGATGATATTTTCGTAATGAGCTCAATGGCAACAGTAGCCTTCGGTGGTTACGGAAGATATGTGGATACGGCTTTGAAAAAGACCAATCCAGAACAATATTACCAAGCAGTTAAGACAGTACAGACAAGTCTGATACCGAAACACGGGAAACGATTAGGTGACTTTTTGGATATGTGGTATCAAATGGCAGATTCTAATCTGAGAGATAAGTTTATCCAACGCTCAACTGAAATTTGGGATGGTTACTGGATCAAGGATTCAAATGCATTTGAAGACCATGCTGATAAACGGCGGTGGGCTGGTAAATATGATCAGGAATACCGCTATGTTCAGGAGTTGGCAGGTGCCTTGAATGAATGGCATAGACAATCAAGAGATAGTGCCTTTTCAGATACAGAAACCTTTGTGAAATTTTCAAATCGGGACATGTTATCTGATCTAGGGGATTCAACTATGAGTCATGAATTGGTCCATAACTATGATGAAACCATCATGTTGGATGGTCATAAGCGTCGTCCTGGTCAAGATGCAGAATCCTATGCTATGGGCTTGTTGCAGTCATCAGCTGGTGGAGGTATTTATTACTATGGCTTTAATTTCATGAATGAACATAGTCCAAATACCCCACACAATGTTTCAAGTAGTCGCTTCAAAACAAAAGAGGATTTACAAACCTATCTAAAAGGAGTCTTTGATGTGACCTACCTCTTGGATGCAGTTGAAATCCAAGCCATTGCCACTAAGGGGAAAGAGGCTTATCCTTACTTCTTTAACAAGATAGAGTTGGTCCCAGCCAATGAAGCAACTGTCAGCCAGTCTTTAAACTACCAAAACACCCATGATCGTATTAGGAAATTGAGTAATGAGGAACTGGCTAACTTGAACATTACCACTATCAACGATGCGATTGACCATGCACTAGTTGCCAAATCCTCACTTTTGCTGGAACAAGACTATTTGCGTGAAAATTTGAAGAACTATTATTTCGTACCGCTCTATTATCCGATTTATGCAGGCTTGCAAAATAATAGTGGTACTGTTGGTGGTTTACAATTCCGTAAAACGGCCTTGGAGCTATTAGCAGCAAAAGGTTGGGAAGAAGGCTTTATTCCTTATGCAACAGACAAGCTAAAAGCGGAAGCAGAGGCGGCAGGTCGTCTACTATCTGATCAGTTTATTTTTGAAAAAATATTTGCTGGACAATTTACGGATTATGCAAGCTTCAAAAAAGCTATGTATAAAGAACGCTGGGATAAGAAGGATAGACTGAAAGCCATCACGATTAGCTTCAATGGTCAGACTGAAACAATAGATAATATTGAAACGCTGAGTAGGCTGATGGCGGAGGCAGTTGATAAAGATTATCAGGCCGCTAAGAATAAGCAAGCAGGATTTAATCGCCAAGGTTTGAAAGATGCTATTTTGAAAGCCTATGTCGGATTAACGGATAGTTTTACCTCCTCCATATTTACAGATTGA
- a CDS encoding DUF1149 family protein yields MEIIREKEFVNQYHFDARNHAWEKENGVPETKLNVDFQLLERNEEENKTSMITILRFIIVLNHFVISGAMSQAVHLQGRYVNEPTEFTEEEKRTLVEPLLDMLKRMTYDVTEIAFDAPGVNLEF; encoded by the coding sequence ATGGAAATCATTCGCGAAAAAGAATTTGTCAATCAGTATCACTTTGATGCCCGCAATCATGCTTGGGAAAAGGAAAATGGGGTTCCAGAAACGAAATTAAATGTTGATTTCCAACTACTTGAACGCAATGAAGAAGAAAATAAAACATCAATGATTACTATTTTGCGTTTCATCATTGTTTTGAACCATTTTGTTATTTCTGGTGCTATGAGCCAGGCGGTTCATCTACAAGGTCGTTACGTCAATGAACCGACAGAATTTACAGAGGAAGAAAAACGGACATTAGTTGAGCCACTATTGGATATGTTGAAACGCATGACCTATGATGTTACAGAAATTGCTTTTGATGCACCAGGTGTAAATTTGGAGTTTTAA
- a CDS encoding DegV family protein → MKLAVITDSSAVLGIEREDLFVLNIPVNIDGVNYIEGQNLTVEEFYQKMASSKDLPKTSQPSLMELDDILTSLKEKGYTHALGLFLSSGISGFYQNIQYLAEEYEGLTVAFPDTKITSAPLGMMVENVLKWADEGQSFEEIIGKLNQEIGKTTAFIMVDDLNHLVKGGRLSNGVALLGNLLSIKPILYFTGEGKIEVYEKVRTEKKAIKRLIEILQEQTKDGQFQIAIIHANAPEKAENFKQQLEEAGVGSDLPIVSFGSVIGTHLGEGAVAFGISPIIE, encoded by the coding sequence ATGAAATTAGCAGTTATTACGGACTCATCGGCTGTTTTAGGGATAGAACGCGAGGACTTGTTTGTCTTAAATATTCCAGTCAACATTGATGGCGTCAATTATATCGAAGGGCAAAATTTGACCGTTGAGGAATTTTATCAAAAAATGGCCTCATCAAAGGATTTGCCAAAGACCAGCCAACCAAGTTTGATGGAGTTGGACGACATTTTGACAAGTTTGAAAGAAAAAGGCTATACGCATGCGCTAGGTTTGTTTTTATCATCAGGCATTTCAGGTTTTTATCAAAATATCCAGTATCTGGCAGAAGAATATGAAGGCCTGACGGTTGCCTTCCCAGATACAAAAATAACTTCAGCACCTTTAGGTATGATGGTTGAAAATGTACTCAAATGGGCCGATGAAGGTCAGAGCTTTGAAGAAATTATTGGCAAATTGAACCAAGAAATTGGCAAGACAACTGCCTTTATCATGGTTGATGACCTCAATCACCTGGTGAAAGGTGGCCGCCTGTCCAATGGCGTAGCCTTGCTGGGCAATCTCTTGAGCATCAAGCCTATTCTGTATTTTACAGGTGAGGGTAAGATTGAAGTCTATGAAAAAGTTCGGACGGAGAAGAAAGCCATTAAGCGTTTAATCGAAATTCTCCAAGAACAAACTAAAGATGGACAATTTCAGATTGCTATCATTCATGCCAACGCACCTGAAAAGGCTGAAAACTTTAAACAGCAATTGGAAGAAGCAGGAGTGGGTAGTGATTTGCCAATCGTATCATTTGGTTCAGTCATTGGTACGCATTTGGGAGAAGGGGCAGTGGCCTTTGGTATTTCTCCCATCATTGAATAG
- the dapB gene encoding 4-hydroxy-tetrahydrodipicolinate reductase, whose amino-acid sequence MTIKVIIAGFKGKMGSTAVEMVKGDAELTLAALVDPFATETEVDGVPVFKKKEEVVGLDAHVWVDFTTPKFAYENTRFALENGFAPVVGTTGFTQDEIEELTALSAEKGLGGLIAPNFAIGAILLMQFAAQAAKYFPNLEIIELHHDKKKDAPSGTAVKTAELISQVRQSQAQGAADEEELIAGARGAEFDGFRIHSVRLPGLVAHQEVIFGAQGEGLTVRHDSYDRISFMGGVNLGIKEVVKRSQLVYGLEHLL is encoded by the coding sequence ATGACAATTAAGGTAATTATCGCAGGATTTAAAGGGAAAATGGGCTCAACCGCTGTTGAGATGGTCAAGGGTGATGCAGAACTGACTCTGGCTGCCTTGGTAGACCCATTTGCGACAGAAACAGAAGTGGATGGTGTTCCTGTTTTCAAGAAAAAAGAAGAAGTGGTTGGCCTAGACGCTCATGTCTGGGTGGATTTTACAACGCCAAAATTTGCCTATGAAAACACTCGTTTTGCCTTGGAAAACGGCTTTGCTCCTGTGGTTGGAACAACGGGATTTACCCAAGATGAAATTGAAGAATTGACTGCCTTGTCTGCTGAGAAAGGCTTGGGGGGCTTGATTGCTCCTAACTTTGCGATTGGAGCAATCTTGCTTATGCAATTTGCAGCTCAGGCAGCTAAGTATTTCCCAAATCTTGAAATCATCGAATTACACCATGACAAGAAGAAGGATGCGCCGAGCGGAACAGCTGTCAAAACGGCCGAACTCATTTCCCAAGTCCGTCAGTCACAAGCACAAGGTGCAGCAGATGAAGAAGAACTGATTGCCGGTGCGCGCGGTGCAGAATTTGACGGCTTCCGTATCCACTCAGTACGCTTGCCAGGCCTTGTTGCCCACCAAGAAGTGATTTTTGGGGCACAGGGTGAAGGCTTGACCGTCCGTCATGACTCTTATGATCGTATTTCCTTTATGGGCGGTGTCAACCTCGGCATTAAAGAGGTGGTTAAACGCTCACAACTTGTATATGGTTTGGAACATTTACTATGA